The Deinococcus sonorensis KR-87 genome includes a window with the following:
- the pulA gene encoding pullulanase-type alpha-1,6-glucosidase produces MKRPVTLLTVALLAAATIAPTAATAQAADPAVPAGYARVNYYRPDGNYQGWGLHVWEDTTAQVEWTKPLPQTGKNSFGAYWDVPMKEGWQKLNFIVHQGDNKDPGPDQSLPASAGNQAWIISGDSKVYTQKPDVTAQQIGDLSKAQAHFLTRSLIAVKPELVANGALLNLHYSPAGDLKLTATGITGGQSLPLIPVEGGMTAALKAKYPYLSGYALVSVRPEEAAQVPEALRGQLALDSVTPAGKLVDATSLQVPGVLDDLYSYTGPLGLTWTAGKPSLSLWAPTAQSVQLRLSDAAGTGEQTLPMTRNAQGVWSIAGDASWKGRSYRYEVKVYAPSTGKVETNLVTDPYSVALTLNSERSVIADLSDAAQKPAGWDALKKPALASVNDLSIYELHLRDFSASDPTVPAAQRGTYLAFTQVNSSGMQHLRALATAGLKAVHLLPTFDIATIEENRAKWKATPDLSKLPPDSDQQQAAVAAVRDQDAYNWGYDPYHYLTPEGSYAVNPDQRTREYRQMVMSLNQAGLRVIQDVVFNHTAASGEASTSVLDRIVPGYYQRLNLDGAVENSTCCSNTATEHTMMRRLMLDTLRLYATQYKIDGFRFDLMGHHMVADMQAARQMLDSLTVQKDGVDGKRIYLYGEGWDFGEVQGNKRGKNATQINMYGQGIGTFNDRIRDAVRGGNPFGGLQDQGFATGLVGVPNGQKQNTDVARLLHLSDQLRVGLTGNLRDYRLTDMTGKTVTGAQVDYNGAPTGYAASPQESINYASAHDNQTLFDAVTLKAPLNAPEATRVRMQDLANSLILLGQGIPFFQAGDDLLRSKSFDTDSYNSGDWFNTLDWTGKDNGFGHGLPPADKNKDNWPLYKTLLGNPALKPSAQDTQRATQHFQEMLRVRYSTPLFRMQTAQQVQQGLSFLNTGPQQTPGVIVMRLTGAVNAQNPYRNVVVVFNGSGQTTSVKDPALAPLKLSLHPVLAQSSDPVVRQSKATGNTLSVPALTTAVFVGK; encoded by the coding sequence GCGACAACAAGGACCCGGGGCCGGACCAGAGCCTGCCGGCCAGCGCGGGCAACCAGGCCTGGATCATCAGCGGAGACAGCAAGGTGTACACCCAGAAGCCGGATGTGACGGCCCAGCAGATCGGTGATCTGAGCAAGGCCCAGGCCCACTTTCTGACCCGCAGCCTGATCGCGGTGAAGCCGGAGCTGGTGGCGAACGGCGCCCTGCTGAACCTGCACTACAGCCCGGCGGGCGACCTGAAGCTGACGGCCACCGGCATCACCGGGGGGCAGAGCTTGCCGCTGATTCCGGTGGAGGGCGGCATGACGGCGGCCCTGAAGGCCAAGTACCCGTACCTGAGTGGCTACGCGCTGGTGTCGGTACGTCCGGAGGAGGCCGCCCAGGTGCCCGAAGCGCTGCGCGGTCAGCTGGCGCTGGACAGCGTGACCCCGGCCGGCAAGCTGGTGGACGCCACCAGCCTGCAGGTGCCGGGCGTGCTGGACGACCTGTACAGCTACACCGGCCCGCTGGGGCTGACCTGGACGGCCGGCAAGCCGAGCCTGAGCCTGTGGGCGCCCACCGCCCAGAGCGTGCAGCTGCGCCTCTCGGACGCGGCCGGCACGGGTGAGCAAACGCTCCCGATGACCCGCAACGCCCAGGGCGTCTGGAGTATTGCGGGCGACGCCAGCTGGAAGGGCCGCAGCTACCGCTATGAGGTGAAGGTCTACGCGCCCAGCACCGGCAAGGTGGAGACGAACCTCGTCACCGACCCCTACTCGGTGGCGCTGACCCTGAACAGCGAGCGCTCGGTGATCGCGGACCTCTCGGACGCCGCCCAGAAACCGGCCGGCTGGGACGCCCTTAAAAAGCCGGCGCTGGCGAGCGTCAACGACCTCTCGATCTACGAGCTGCACCTGCGCGACTTCAGCGCCAGCGACCCCACGGTGCCGGCGGCGCAGCGCGGCACGTACCTGGCGTTCACGCAGGTGAACAGCAGCGGCATGCAGCACCTGAGGGCGCTGGCGACGGCGGGCCTGAAGGCCGTCCACCTGCTGCCCACCTTCGACATCGCCACCATCGAGGAGAACAGGGCGAAGTGGAAGGCCACCCCGGACCTCTCCAAGCTGCCACCCGACAGTGACCAGCAGCAGGCAGCAGTGGCAGCCGTGCGCGACCAGGACGCCTACAACTGGGGCTACGACCCCTACCACTACCTGACCCCTGAAGGCAGCTACGCCGTGAATCCGGACCAGCGCACCCGGGAGTACCGCCAGATGGTGATGAGCCTGAACCAGGCGGGCCTGCGCGTCATTCAGGACGTGGTGTTCAACCACACGGCGGCCAGCGGCGAGGCCAGCACCAGCGTGCTGGACCGCATCGTGCCCGGCTACTACCAGCGGCTGAACCTGGACGGCGCGGTGGAGAACAGCACCTGCTGCAGCAACACCGCCACCGAGCACACCATGATGCGCCGCCTGATGCTCGACACGCTGCGCCTGTACGCCACCCAGTACAAGATTGACGGCTTCCGCTTCGACCTGATGGGGCACCACATGGTGGCCGACATGCAGGCGGCCCGCCAGATGCTCGACAGCCTGACGGTGCAGAAGGACGGCGTGGACGGCAAGCGCATCTACCTGTACGGCGAGGGCTGGGACTTCGGGGAGGTGCAGGGCAACAAGCGCGGCAAGAACGCCACCCAGATCAACATGTACGGCCAGGGCATCGGCACCTTCAACGACCGCATCCGCGACGCGGTGCGCGGCGGTAACCCCTTCGGCGGCCTGCAGGACCAGGGCTTCGCCACCGGGCTGGTGGGCGTGCCGAACGGCCAGAAGCAGAACACCGACGTGGCGCGGCTGCTGCACCTCAGCGACCAGTTGCGGGTGGGCCTGACCGGCAACCTGCGCGACTACCGCCTGACCGACATGACCGGCAAGACCGTGACCGGCGCCCAGGTGGACTACAACGGCGCGCCCACCGGCTACGCGGCCAGCCCGCAGGAGAGCATCAACTACGCCTCCGCGCACGACAACCAGACGCTATTCGACGCGGTGACGCTCAAGGCACCCCTCAACGCGCCGGAAGCCACCCGCGTGCGGATGCAGGACCTCGCCAACAGCCTGATCCTGCTGGGCCAGGGCATTCCCTTCTTCCAGGCGGGCGACGACCTGCTGCGCAGCAAGAGCTTCGACACCGACAGCTACAACAGCGGCGACTGGTTCAACACCCTGGACTGGACCGGCAAGGACAACGGCTTCGGCCACGGCCTGCCGCCCGCCGACAAGAACAAGGACAACTGGCCGCTGTACAAGACGCTGTTGGGCAACCCGGCCCTGAAGCCCAGCGCCCAGGACACCCAGCGCGCCACCCAGCACTTCCAGGAGATGCTGCGGGTGCGTTACAGCACCCCGCTGTTCCGGATGCAGACGGCCCAGCAGGTGCAGCAGGGGCTGAGCTTCCTGAATACCGGCCCCCAGCAGACGCCCGGCGTGATCGTGATGCGGCTGACCGGCGCGGTGAACGCCCAGAACCCCTACCGCAACGTGGTGGTGGTGTTCAACGGCAGCGGCCAGACCACCAGCGTCAAGGACCCGGCGCTGGCCCCGCTGAAGCTCAGCCTGCACCCGGTGCTGGCGCAGTCCAGCGATCCGGTGGTGCGCCAGAGCAAGGCCACCGGCAACACGCTGAGCGTGCCCGCGCTGACCACAGCGGTGTTTGTCGGCAAGTAA